CCGCCTAAGCTGCCAGATTCGCCTTCATCCCAACCTCGACGGGCTGGTGGTGCGCATTGCGGACCCGGCGTAGCCACGGGTTGGGCCAACCTCACACGCCCGGCATCCCCTACCCCCTTTCAAAACGCCAGAGGCCCGGCATTGCTGCCGGGCCTCTTCACGTAGTTGCTAGGGCTTAGCGGCGCTTGTGCTTGGTGGCGTGCTTCGCTTTGGTTTTGATTTTTACTTTCTTGGCGGTCGAATGGTGCGCTACTTTTTTGGAACTCGCTTTGCTGACTTTGTGACTAGCCGACTTAGTGCTGTGGTGGCTACTGGCCTTGGCGGCATGGTGCGTGGCCCTGCTGCTATGTTTGGCAGCGTGGGCCTTGGCGGCGCGGCTAGCTTTGGTTGATTTGCTGCTTTTGGTGCGGCTGGCTTTGCTGGCGTGGCGAGCGGCGGTGGCGTGCGCTTCGCGGCGGGCGGCCAGCCAGGCGGCGTGGCGGGTGGCGCGCGAGCGGCCGGTGGCGGCCGCGTGGTGCGCGGGGGCGGCTACCTCTTCGGGGCGGGGGTCGGCGGCCGCTTCGTTATAATGCGCGATGGCGTCGGTTTCGGGGGCGGCGCTGGTCAGCTGCTCGGCCGAGGCGGTGGGGCGGGCCGGGTCAGTGGCCTTCTTGCGGCGCACTGGCATCAGAAAATCGCGCTCGGCGCGCTCGCGGGTGCTCAGTTTCTCTTCGCCAGGCAGCTTGGTAACGGGTTGGGGTTTCTCGGCCTGAGCCCAGGCCGCCGTAGTGCTCAGCACGAGCGCGAATAGAACAACTAGCTTCCTCATCAATAATTTACCGAATAATAGTTAGAAAAACAAAAATAGGGCGTAAGGTTCGGTTGCGCAAGCTGAGCGGACGAATAGGTAAGGAGCAAGAGGCAATGAATAGTGAGCAATATGTCCTTGCGAGCATGTTGCGCATCAAGCAAGGACAGGCGATTACCTACTGCTCAATAACCAGCCTAACGCCCGCCGAAGTGGCCCCAAACTCCGGCGCATACAGACACTGCACCTGGCTGAGGCCGCCCGAAAAGTTGCCCGCCTGGCTGGCCCGCAGCCGGTACTCGAAGACGTGGGTGCCGCGGGGCACTTCGCTCAGGAAGAAGTTGGTGGCCGCGTCGCGGGGGCTTTCGTAGTAGCCCAGCCCGTTCTGGTACTGGTAGCCGCTGAGCTGATTAATCGGCTCCAGGCCGGCGGCGCGCTGGTCCTTGAGGTGCACGTATTCGAGGGCGCGGTCGGTGCGCAGCACCAGGCGCACTACCAGGGCATCGCCCACGCGCAGGGGGGTAGCGGGGCTGATTTTTTCGAGCTGCGGGCCGGCGGCGGTGCGGGTTTCGCGGTACAGCTGGCGCTCCAGGCTGAGGGGCGTGGCGGCGGGCGTCACCTTGTCCAGGTCCTCAAAATACTGCCAGTAGAGCGCGCCCCAGGCCGGGCCGGGGCCGGTTTTGGTAACGCGCACGCGGCCTTGGGCGGGCTTAATTTCGGCGGCGGACCAGGTTTCCTTATAGTAGCCGGTGCCGGCCTGCGTGGCTTCGGGCCGAATGGCCTGGTCGCCCACACTCACTTGCAGGGAGGGGGTAGGGGCCAGCCAATCGGTGCCACGCAGTAGCAGGGCGTAGCAGGCATCGGCGGTGGCGCGGGTACTTTCCCAGTTATGGGTCTGCTTCTGAGTCAGCAGCCAAAGCTTCAGCTCATCCACCGATTTTTGGTCGTGCTTGATTTCGTCAAACGCCTCGATAAGTGTGGCCTGGGTTTCGGTGGGGGCCTCGCGCCAGTAGTAGCCGGCGCGCACGTCTTTCCAGTACATGCCGAGGTCGGGCGAGTGCAGGGCGTTTTCGGCCAGCGCCCGCATGATGGCCTGGGCGGCGGGCGCTTTCGCGTCTTCCCTGAATAAGCTGAGCGCAAGCTGGGCCTGCAAATAGCGCGTGCGGCCGGGCCAGTAGCGGGCGGCTTGCCCGCGGTAGTAAGCCAGCGCCGGCCGAGCGCTGGCCGCCACCACCGGTAGCGGCCAGAAGCTGCGGGCGTACAGCGCCTGAATTTGCAGGTCGCCGAGGTGGTCGTCGGCCAGCCGCACGTTTTTCTGGCGGCGCAGGTCGGCGTAGTCTTGCGCGGTGGTAGCATCGAGGTAGCGCAGGGCGTTTTGCAGCAGCTCGCGGGCCGCGTCGTCCTGGCTGGCATCGAAGGCCCCGAGCACCTTCAGCTTGCCAAAGCCGGCCACGAGGAGCTGGGTGATGTAGCGGTCGGCGGGCATTTTCTCAAACCACGGGAAGGCCCCGTCAGCTAGCTGCATCTGCTTCAACTTAGCCAGCGCGGCGGCCGTTTCGGTCTTCAGCCGCGCCTCGTCAAACAACGTGCTGAGGCGGGCCAGGCGCTCGGTTTCGCCCTGCGCGTCGCGCACCCACGGCGTTTCTTGCAGCAGAATATTCTTCAACTCCTGGTTCTGGGCCAGCTTGCTGGCGAGCTGCTCGCGCTGGGCGGCAGTGCCGCTCTGGGCCTGGCGCGACCACTCGGCCAGCACGGTTTTGAAGCGCGGGTTGGCCTTTAAAATCTGCGCCGCCAGCAGGTTGGCGTAGAGCCGGCTGAAGGTTTGCTCGGCGCACTCGTAGGGGTATTCCAGCAGGTAAGGCAGGCTTTGCACGGCGTACCAGGCGGGATTGGCGGTCATTTCCAGCGTCAGGGCGTAGTTCTGCCGGGTGGGCGAGGTGGTACTCGTCAGCTTTTTCAGCTCAAACGCGCGGGTGCCCGGCCCGGCCAGGGGTAGGGGCAGGCTCTCGGTAATAAGAATCTTATTGGGGATGACGGGCAGCGTATTTTCCTCCCCATCGGAGTAGGTTATGGGGGCTTGGGTACTAGTTTCGGGAGCCTGGTTCTTGGCCGCCTTCCGCTTACTTTTCTTGCCTGATAACTGCTGATTGCTAACTGCTGACTGACCCGATTGAGTCTGCGCCACCACGCGGTAGGTCACGGCCACCGGGGCGAAGTCGGGGGGTAGGGCCAGCTGCCAGCCCACGGCTTGGCTCTGGTGGGCGGCGGCCTGCACGGGTTGCTGCGCCGGGCCTTTCAGGAGCTGGCTGGTAATATCCTGGCCGGTGGCCGCGTCGAGCAAAAACAGCTGCGCCGTGCCGCTGGTGGCGTAGTCGGTGAGGTTGGAGAACTTGGCGGGGAAGGTGAACGCGTCGCCGGGCCGCAGGAAGCGCGGGGCGTTGGGCGTGAGTTGCACCTGCTTTTGGGTCACGAGCTGGCGGGCCAGCTGGCCACTGTGCAGCTGGCGGTCGTGGGCCAGGGCCAGCAGCTGCCAGCGCGTCACGGCCTCCGGCATCTGAAATTCGAGCACCACGTCGCCGTTCTTATCCGTGCGCAAAGCCGGCTGCCAGAAGGCCGTTTCGCGGAAATCGGTGCGGGTAGGGATGAGGCTGAGAGCGGGGGTAGGCGCGGACTTCCCACCACTGACTGAATCGGCGTTGCCGCCGGGCCGCATCTCCGCATCTTTCTTCATCACCCTAGGCGTGGGTTTCGCTAACATCATCATGGGTGCTGGTGGGGGCGGGGCTGACAATGCTGAAAAGCTCCTGTCTACCCCCCCGGCAGTAGCATTGGCCTGTACTCCCATAGCCCTACCTCGTAGCGCTCGCCTAAATTGATAAGGCCTGTTTCCTCTTGCTTCCCAGTTATTTAGCTTCGGGTAATCAATTACCGCTAATTCATCCGAACCGACATCTTGATTAAGCCTCTCAGAATTTAACTGCCCAAAATCCCCCTCCCACTCAAACTTCGACTCATAATCCTCCTCATCAAACTCCAACGCCTGGAAGCTGTGCGGCCGGAACACGTCCAGGCTTTGGTCATACAGCGTGGCCAGCAGCTCGGCATCGGCAGGCTGGCCGTTGGCCTGGCGAATGGTCATGCGCCAGGTTTCGCGCTGGCCGGGCAGCAGCTTATCGCGGAAGGTGGCGAGGGAAATGCGCAGCGGCTGCGGCTTTTCGGCCACCTCCACCGTCTCCACATTTTTATAGAAATGATTGTCGCGCACCTGTGTGGTGTGGATGTACAGCGGCCCCGCGGCCGTGCGCGGCCCGCTTTCGATGGCCAGTCGGCGCTGCTCGCCGGCGCGCAGCGTCAACCATTCGTGGCGTAGCAGCTTGCCGCCGCGCTCCACTTCGAGCAGGACGCGGGTATCGGGCTCGCTGCTGCCGAGCAGCACCTCCGTCCGCTGGCCGGGGGCCACCGTGTCGGCCAGGGTCACGAACCAGTCGGGCGTGGCGTAGGGCACGGTCGCGGCCTTGGAATCATAGAGCACGAAATCAAGCCGCGCCCGCGCCGAGTCGGTCCCGGCGGCTTCGGCTTCGGCTTCGAGGCGGTAGCGGCCGGTAGGCAGGGCGGCCAGCGCAGCGCGCAGGTCCAGGTCGGGGCTGTTTTTAGTGTCAAAAGCCAGGGTTTTGACCAGCTCCGGCGCGGCCTCGTTGGCCTCAGTTGGGGGGGTAGGGCCGGGCACGCCGGGCGGGTTGGGGCGGAAGCGGCGGGCCAGCAGGCGCAGGGTGCCGGTGGCGGGCAGCAGCTCGCCGGTGGCATTGGTGCTCAGCAGCCGGAAGGGGGGTAGGGCCTGCTTATCGGCCAGCCCTGGGCCGGCGAGTTGCAAGCTGAGCGGGTTGCGCCCAATGGTGACAGCGCGGGTACCAGTGTGGGTTTCGCCCGCCGCGTCGGTCACGTCGGCGGTTATTTCAAAGACGTAGCCCGGCTCCCACCGCCCACCGGCCGGCAGCGTCCCCAGCGGCGGCGTGAAGGTGATAGCAAAGCGCCCCTCAGCATCGGTGGTCGTAGTGCCGTGGGCGATTTCCTGGCTGCTGCCGCGCGGGCCGGGCCGGAAGCTTCCGCGCCCACCGAAGCCGTAGCCATACAGCGGCCACAGCGCACGGCGCGTGATGTGGTACTTCACCGTGGCCCCGTCGGTGGCCTGACCGGCGTAGGCGCGGGCCCTACCCCCCACCGTGAGCGGCAGGCCCAGCTGCGGCCGGCCGGGCACCGAGTCGAGCGTCACCAGGAAGGTCGGCCGCTTGTAGTCTTCCACGGCGAAGGCGAGGCTGCCGTCGTCGGTTTGCAGCGTCATTTCGCCATTGAGCAGGCCGGTGGGCAGTACCAGCGAGCCGTGGAACGAGCCGAAGTCGGAAGTAGTGAAGGGCAGTGTCTGCACGGTCTGCCCGTTCACATCGAGCAGGCGCACGCTCACCGGCTTACCAGTCAGCAGGCTAGCCCTTTCGCCCCGCTTTTGGGTTAAAATTCCTTTGAAATAGACCGTTTGCCCCGGCCGGTAAATGGCGCGGTCGGTGAAGAGAAAGCAGCGGGTCTGGCTAGAGTCGGGGGCTTCGGGCACGTTGCTATAGAGGTAGCGCTCGCTGCCCGGCAGCAGCAGCGTATCGGCCCCGCGCCACAGGCGCACGGCGCGGATGGTTTCGGACCCCACCAGCGCGTGCCCGGCCGGGCGGGCGCTGGCGGGCAGCAGCGGGGGAGCCTGCCCGGTGGCGTCGGTGCGCACTACGGGCATTTTCACCACCTCGCCCGCCTCCCGGTTGCGGTACGAGGTGTAGGTGGCCTGCACCGGCACCCCGGCCAGCGGCGCGCCGCTTTGCCGGTGCAGCACCAGCAGCCGCAGCGCCCCCGTGGCGGGGTCGGCGCGGGTAAGGGCGCTCAGCGCGCTGGCCCCCACCACGGCGTAGGCCGTCACGGCACCGGCCTGCTGCTGGGCCGGGTTGCTGGCTGTGTTACTGATAACGACCAGGTAGTAGCCGGCCGGCAGCGCTGCTCCGGCCGCCGCCAGCTTCTGCTCCCGGTAGTCGATGGGGTGCCCCGGCACTGGCACGGCCCAACTTGCGGCCGGGGCGGCTTTCAGGGTGCGGGCATAGCGCTTGGCAAAGGGCTGCTCATTATACTGCTGATACTTCTGCCACTGCGCCAGCGTGATGCGGTAGGCCCAGGCGTGCAACTTGGTCACGTTGCGGGCAGTCAGGTCGAGCCGCCAGGGCTGGCCCGGCATTACCACATCGGCCGCCGTAAAAGCCAGCTCGGGCTGCTCGATTTCGGCCCGCAGCTGCCGGGCCATTGCCGCACCGCGCGACTTCGGAAACCGGACTTCGGCGGCCCGCGTCAGGGCCACGGCGGCCACGTTGTCGCCGGCTTCGCGCCGGGCGCGGGCCTGGTCAGCGATGAATTCGGTGCTAAGGGATAGGGCTTGATAAGCCTCGGCCATTCGGGCCAGGGCCGGCTCATACTGCGCGGCCAAGTCGGTATTTTGGGTGAGGCCGCGCAGGTAGCCGAGGCGCTGTAAATCCACGTCGGCGAGGGCAGCGGGGTCGTTGGCGGCCAAGCGGGCGGCCGTGAGACGCTGCAATACTTGTAGCGCCAGCAACTGGCCGTTGAGCGAGTCGTCGGCCGGCGCGGTCAGCTTCAGCGCGGCAAACTCCTGGGCGCTGCCGAATAGCTGTGGCTCCGTAGGCTGCCACTGCTGCTCGGGTTTGGTAATGTATAGCTCCTGGTTTTGCAGCCCCGCGACGGCGCGCTGCGCTAGCAGGTCGTAGAGGGTCGGCCGCAGAGCGCGGCCCTCGGCATCACCGCCGGTGGCCAGCTCGCCGAGTTGGGCCAAAGTGGTTTGCAGCTGCCGCTGCGGCATATCTTCTACTGATTGCTGGTAGTGCCGCACGATGGCTGCGCCCAGCCGGCCAGCATCCCAGGTGGCGAGGCCGGTGCCACCATCGGCCCCAGCCGAGGGGGTAGGGCCAGTGGTGGGCGCGGCCCCGTTGGTGCGCTCGTACAGCTCGTAGCGGTGCTGGTTGTAATAATCGGCGTACAGGCCGGCCAGCAGCGAGTGCAGGATGGGGGGCACCGGAAACTGCGCCGACTTCAGGTCTTTTTCCAGCAAGGCAATGCCTTTTTCGTCAGCATCGTTCTCCTTGTTATTTAGCAGCCGGATTTTATAAAGCAGCGCCCGCACGTAGTTCGGGACGTTGTTTTCCCGTTTGGCTTGCTGATAGATTTTCTCCACCAGCGGCGCGGCGGTGGCGGTTTGCTCCTTGGCCAGCAGCGCATCCACCCGTTTCCACTGCGCGGCGAAGGGGGTAGGTGGGCCGGGCGCGGCCGAGTCGGCGAGCAGGGCAGTGAGCAATAAGCAGCAGGTTAGCAAGAGATAACGCATGGGTACGGGCCAGCTGGCCGGGAGTGTTATCCCAAAGATGCCAGAAGCAAGCCAAGTGCACAGCGCGACCACAAAAAATACAGTCCCGGCAGCCGGTGGCCGGCTGCCGGGACTGGGCAGGTAAATGCGTGAAATGCGTGCGGGCTCATTCGACAAACTCCCACTAAGGGGTACGCGGCACGCAACCGAGCAGGCAGACCGGTTACTTACCGCTCCGCATCACCTTCACAGTGGACTGCCACGCCCCATTTTGCAGGCGTAGGTAGTACACGCCGGGCACGCGCATGGCCGCACCCAGGTCGAAGTTTGCGGCGTTAGAGGCAGCAGGCAGCAGCACGCTACCCGTGGCTAGGGTGCTGCCCAGCGTAGATACCAGCGTATAGAACAGCGGTCCGCCCATCGGCAGGGGTAGCGTCACGGTCAGCTGCCCATCGTCGGTGGGATTGGGGTATACGGCCAGCTCTAGGGCGGGCACGGGGGTAAGCGGGGCCGCCGTGGCCGACTGACTCTTGCTGATGATAACCGTCGAGCTGCCATTCAGCACTTCCAGCGCCGACAGTAGGGGCTGGTCCACGCCACCATCGCTGGCCAGCGCGCTGAAGTTGATAGACAGCACGCCATCATTCACGAAGATGGAAATGGTTTCGGTCGTAGCCGCATTGGCTCCTACTTTTTTGTAGATGTCGTAGTTATCGAGCACTTTTTTGCCTTCAAACATCACGTCGAATACACGCTGGCCCACCGCCATCCACTTAGTTTCGGCAAAATGCAGCACCACGGAGTACCGGCCGTTGGGCACGGGCAGGTAGTAATTAAAAACCTGGCTGGCAGCGACGCGGGCCGTTTGGTAAAGCGGGCTATCGGGCGTGTTGCGCACTGGAGTAGCCGTAGTAGCTATGTCGCCCGGCGCGGGCTGGTAGTAGGCATCGGCCTGAAAAGCGCCCAGGCTGGTTGTGAGTGCACTACCCCCGGCATTGACGCGGTAGAGCGCCGGGCTGGCGGGCTGGTCGGCCACGGTAAACGTGGTAGTGAGGGGCGTGCCGGCCGTGCCGCCGCCATTGCTGGCACTAAAAGGCATGCCCAGCAAGGTATACGTGCCCACGGCGGGCACCCAGGGCGTATACTGCCCATTCTTATAGCCAAACAGCGAGTAAGGAGCCGCATTATAGGTCGCCGTATTGGTTTGTGGGCCGCTCAGGCTGAACGCAACGCTACCCACCGTGGCCGGCGCGGTGGTAGCCCGAATGTTCAGGTTGCGGGAGGGTAGGGTGGCCAGGTTGAGGGTTTCGCCCGCTGCCAGTACCTTAATATCTTGGTTATTATCGGCATTCACGAGGGTGAAGGCAGTGAGCTGGCCCGCCAACGCGGGGGCATTGGATGGTATCGGGGCCATACTCACCACATCATCCAGGAAAATCGCCTGGAGCGTGCCACCTACCCCCTGCTGGTTGTCCACCGTCAGGGTCACATTGCCCTTGAAGCGGAACTGGATGATGTGGTTTTGGCCCGGATTCTCGTTGATGTAGTACGTAGCCGCGGGGGCGGTCTGGCCCTGCGGTGTCAGGGTCACTTTGTTGGCGCGGGCATCAGCGAAGCGCACCGGGCACACGGCCGTGAGGTAGTGCCAGTTTGTATCATTCACCGTAATGGAGATGCTGCCCGCCGGGTTGCTGTAAAGGCTGTAATCGGAGCCGGCCACGTTGTCCACGTTAAATATCACTTTCACGTAATTATCGTTGCGCCAGCCGCCACCCTTCGTTACCGCAAAGGGAGCCCGCACCACCACCTTATCAGCCCCGGCCCCGCCCCAGTTATAGATAACGAAACCCTTGGTACCCACGGTGTCTACCAGCAGCTTATCCACGCTGTAGTGCAGGGGCTGCGTCACGTGTAGTGCCGCCTTGCCCGCCGCCGGGGCCGCCGAGTTCACGGCCAGCTCGGTATAGTTGCTGGCCACGCTGCCCACCAGGTGCACGGCCACGGCCGGGTCGTAGGGTGTAGCCACTACCTCGTCGGAGCTGGCTTTGGGGCCGGTAGCTGGCTGAGCATCCACTACCACGTAGTAATTGGTATCGTTGAGCAGGCCGGCCAGCGTGTAGCTGTTGGCTGTGAGGCCGCTGGCCGCCACGGTGTAGGGCCCGCCAGGGGTACGGGCGTACTTCACGGCGTAGCTGGCCGCGCCCGCCACCACCGACCAGCTAAGCTGAAGCTGCGCGTTGCTAGGGGTAGCCACTACCTGCGAGGGAGCAATAGCCACCGGGTTGTTGAGGGTGATGGTGCTGTTAAGAGAACCCGTGCCGGTAGCTTCGCGCACGCCGTCTAGGCCAGTAAGGTGCCAGCGCATAGGGCCGTGGCCGCTCTCGTCGTTCACCCACATGTAGGTTTCGCCATTCTGCACCACCAGGCTGGGCGAAACGCCATTGCCGGCATAGCCGGCCAGTACGCCCTCGCTGGACATGTGGCCCACGGTTGCTTCGCCGAACTGCCCCACTACCAAGCCGTTGTCGTAGAAGTGCATCCACTGGCTGGCCTGACGCCCGCTCCAGAACTCGCCGTGGTAGCCGAATACGATGTGGCGGCCCGCCGTCATGACTATGTTACCCGCGTATTCCACGCCGTTGCCAATATCGTAAGTGCCTTTGCCATCCAGGGGGCCGGTAGGGGCAGCCCGCCAGAGCCAGTTGGTCCCGCCCGCTTTTACCGCCCCCAGGTGGTAGTTATCGTTTTTAGAATAGTCGAAGGAAACGACCAGGCCCGAAGAGGTCAGCGGCGTTTTTACCTCGCCAAAGCCGCCTGGGCGGGGGTAGGGGTCGCCGCCGCCCGTGGGCGCGCTTGCCAGTGCGGCCGGCGCGGCCCATTGCGGATTCCCTACTCCGTCAAACCCCGTCAGGGCCTGCTTACGCCAGGCAACCGTGCTGTTGGCCAGCAAGTGGTAGGGTACCAGACTGAGCGAGCCATCGGGCAGCAGCGTAGCCGCATCTTTATCCAGCCCTGATGCCCCCCAGGTAAGGCCGGTAGGCCGCAAGCGGCTGCCAGTTAGTTCCACTAAATCTATGTATGGGAGGGCTGGAATCTTCACGAAAGCATACGTGCGGCCATTACTAAGAGTAGTTACCTGCCGCAGACCCTGGAAAAAGCCGAGATATTTGTCGTCCAGGCCCGCACGCCAGTTGCGCACCAGCGTCCACGACTCGCCCACCGGTCGGCTGTAATCCACCTGAAATTCCAGAAACTCACTGAATACCCGGTTGGGATTATTGGCATCAACCGATGCGGCATAAGTATGCGGCTGAAACATCAACTGCTCGATATACCCGCGGCTAGCCGAGAAGTGTAGGCAACGATTATTACCAATATCGCCCACCCAGAAGGAATGGTCGGGGGCAATGGTGATAAATGTGGTGGCACCCAAATCCGACTGGTCAAACCAGAATTTGTCCTGACGTACTTCGTTGCCATTGATGGGGTAGCCGCCCTGCTGGCCATAGGTCCACTGGCTGTTGCCGGCGCGGTTATAGGCCTTCACCTGCTGGCTGCTGCCACCATCGGCCACCAGCACTAAGTCGTCGTTGGTGGGGTCGGTGGCTATGGCCAGCGGGTTAGTCAGGCCCGTAATGGTAGTAGCCACACTAGGATTATTGGCTAGGTTGGTATAGCGCACCACGTTGCTGCCCACCACAGCCCACAGGTCGCCGCTCGGGGCCATGCTCAGTGAGCCGGGGCTGGCAGCTGCGATGGTTCGCAGCAAGCGCCCACTTAGCTTATCAAGCAGTCGGATAATATTTTGACTCTGGTGGGCCACGGCTAAGATATTGCCGGCTTTTTGCACTGCCAAGCCCGAAGCGCCATTGGCCAGCCGCCTCAGGCTCATTCCGGGAGGGGTAGGGCTCTGCTGGTCCAGGTCAATAACGCTGGCGTATGTCTGGCTCGGATTGTTGCCGTTAAGTTGCACCTTCTGGCCCGCTGCGAATAGCACCTCGGAATTATCACGCACTTTCACGGCGTACACGAACGACGTATGATTACCTAAATTCACGCTCGCATCATTATTGGCCATGTACACATTGGCACCGTCTGTATCGAGCAGGCTGAAGGCCGTATAGGCATCAACCCGACCCGCATTGCTGGGGTAGCGCGAATTATTAAATGTGAACCAACGCAGGTTACTCTGCCCCTCATTATAGCCCGCTGCCATAAACATAGATGTATCTGTGGCGGCCATGTCGCGGATGGGCAGGTAGCCGCTGTATACGTGCGGCCCCGACTGCAACTGCGACGTATTGCCAGTGGCCCCTTCCCACACATACTGCACGTTGTGATACAGCAATTTTATCTGGTATTGGCCCGTCGGTAGGGCTGCCCCGTTGTCATCCTTACCATCCCAGCTCGCCGAGTGCGGGCCCGCCGAATAAGGGGTCCGGTTCCAGAGCGTGCGCACCAGCGTGCCATCGGGCTGGTACACGCCGGCACTGGTTGTGTAGGGCTTATCTAAGGTAAATTTAATGGTATTCTGAGCCTGAGCAACTCGGGTAGTAAAGAAGCCAAAAAGCCAGAAAATCAGCACAAGCGGAATAGCGCAAGAATGCTTAACTTGAATTAACTTCATAAACTTTACTATAAGTGTAAGCCACAAATGTAACACACATAAATTGTACTTAAATAAATAAAACAGGCAAAAAAACCCTAAAAAGTATGAATTATTTAATAAAATCTTATTTTTTTTCTTTTATCTTTTATATAATTATTTTGTGAACATCATTTCCATATTCTAAAAAATCCATTACGCCGTACCTGCTTTTAGAAATGGTACGATGCATGGCTCCATCTGCCTTCACAGCCCGATAGTTAGTAGCCCAGGCCTACCAGTTGCGAAGCGTGTGGTGGCAATGGCCGACCGTTTTTCGTTGCATTATGGAAGAATGCAGCTGGTCCGCATCGGA
The genomic region above belongs to Hymenobacter psoromatis and contains:
- a CDS encoding alpha-2-macroglobulin family protein, with amino-acid sequence MRYLLLTCCLLLTALLADSAAPGPPTPFAAQWKRVDALLAKEQTATAAPLVEKIYQQAKRENNVPNYVRALLYKIRLLNNKENDADEKGIALLEKDLKSAQFPVPPILHSLLAGLYADYYNQHRYELYERTNGAAPTTGPTPSAGADGGTGLATWDAGRLGAAIVRHYQQSVEDMPQRQLQTTLAQLGELATGGDAEGRALRPTLYDLLAQRAVAGLQNQELYITKPEQQWQPTEPQLFGSAQEFAALKLTAPADDSLNGQLLALQVLQRLTAARLAANDPAALADVDLQRLGYLRGLTQNTDLAAQYEPALARMAEAYQALSLSTEFIADQARARREAGDNVAAVALTRAAEVRFPKSRGAAMARQLRAEIEQPELAFTAADVVMPGQPWRLDLTARNVTKLHAWAYRITLAQWQKYQQYNEQPFAKRYARTLKAAPAASWAVPVPGHPIDYREQKLAAAGAALPAGYYLVVISNTASNPAQQQAGAVTAYAVVGASALSALTRADPATGALRLLVLHRQSGAPLAGVPVQATYTSYRNREAGEVVKMPVVRTDATGQAPPLLPASARPAGHALVGSETIRAVRLWRGADTLLLPGSERYLYSNVPEAPDSSQTRCFLFTDRAIYRPGQTVYFKGILTQKRGERASLLTGKPVSVRLLDVNGQTVQTLPFTTSDFGSFHGSLVLPTGLLNGEMTLQTDDGSLAFAVEDYKRPTFLVTLDSVPGRPQLGLPLTVGGRARAYAGQATDGATVKYHITRRALWPLYGYGFGGRGSFRPGPRGSSQEIAHGTTTTDAEGRFAITFTPPLGTLPAGGRWEPGYVFEITADVTDAAGETHTGTRAVTIGRNPLSLQLAGPGLADKQALPPFRLLSTNATGELLPATGTLRLLARRFRPNPPGVPGPTPPTEANEAAPELVKTLAFDTKNSPDLDLRAALAALPTGRYRLEAEAEAAGTDSARARLDFVLYDSKAATVPYATPDWFVTLADTVAPGQRTEVLLGSSEPDTRVLLEVERGGKLLRHEWLTLRAGEQRRLAIESGPRTAAGPLYIHTTQVRDNHFYKNVETVEVAEKPQPLRISLATFRDKLLPGQRETWRMTIRQANGQPADAELLATLYDQSLDVFRPHSFQALEFDEEDYESKFEWEGDFGQLNSERLNQDVGSDELAVIDYPKLNNWEARGNRPYQFRRALRGRAMGVQANATAGGVDRSFSALSAPPPPAPMMMLAKPTPRVMKKDAEMRPGGNADSVSGGKSAPTPALSLIPTRTDFRETAFWQPALRTDKNGDVVLEFQMPEAVTRWQLLALAHDRQLHSGQLARQLVTQKQVQLTPNAPRFLRPGDAFTFPAKFSNLTDYATSGTAQLFLLDAATGQDITSQLLKGPAQQPVQAAAHQSQAVGWQLALPPDFAPVAVTYRVVAQTQSGQSAVSNQQLSGKKSKRKAAKNQAPETSTQAPITYSDGEENTLPVIPNKILITESLPLPLAGPGTRAFELKKLTSTTSPTRQNYALTLEMTANPAWYAVQSLPYLLEYPYECAEQTFSRLYANLLAAQILKANPRFKTVLAEWSRQAQSGTAAQREQLASKLAQNQELKNILLQETPWVRDAQGETERLARLSTLFDEARLKTETAAALAKLKQMQLADGAFPWFEKMPADRYITQLLVAGFGKLKVLGAFDASQDDAARELLQNALRYLDATTAQDYADLRRQKNVRLADDHLGDLQIQALYARSFWPLPVVAASARPALAYYRGQAARYWPGRTRYLQAQLALSLFREDAKAPAAQAIMRALAENALHSPDLGMYWKDVRAGYYWREAPTETQATLIEAFDEIKHDQKSVDELKLWLLTQKQTHNWESTRATADACYALLLRGTDWLAPTPSLQVSVGDQAIRPEATQAGTGYYKETWSAAEIKPAQGRVRVTKTGPGPAWGALYWQYFEDLDKVTPAATPLSLERQLYRETRTAAGPQLEKISPATPLRVGDALVVRLVLRTDRALEYVHLKDQRAAGLEPINQLSGYQYQNGLGYYESPRDAATNFFLSEVPRGTHVFEYRLRASQAGNFSGGLSQVQCLYAPEFGATSAGVRLVIEQ
- a CDS encoding malectin domain-containing carbohydrate-binding protein; translation: MLIFWLFGFFTTRVAQAQNTIKFTLDKPYTTSAGVYQPDGTLVRTLWNRTPYSAGPHSASWDGKDDNGAALPTGQYQIKLLYHNVQYVWEGATGNTSQLQSGPHVYSGYLPIRDMAATDTSMFMAAGYNEGQSNLRWFTFNNSRYPSNAGRVDAYTAFSLLDTDGANVYMANNDASVNLGNHTSFVYAVKVRDNSEVLFAAGQKVQLNGNNPSQTYASVIDLDQQSPTPPGMSLRRLANGASGLAVQKAGNILAVAHQSQNIIRLLDKLSGRLLRTIAAASPGSLSMAPSGDLWAVVGSNVVRYTNLANNPSVATTITGLTNPLAIATDPTNDDLVLVADGGSSQQVKAYNRAGNSQWTYGQQGGYPINGNEVRQDKFWFDQSDLGATTFITIAPDHSFWVGDIGNNRCLHFSASRGYIEQLMFQPHTYAASVDANNPNRVFSEFLEFQVDYSRPVGESWTLVRNWRAGLDDKYLGFFQGLRQVTTLSNGRTYAFVKIPALPYIDLVELTGSRLRPTGLTWGASGLDKDAATLLPDGSLSLVPYHLLANSTVAWRKQALTGFDGVGNPQWAAPAALASAPTGGGDPYPRPGGFGEVKTPLTSSGLVVSFDYSKNDNYHLGAVKAGGTNWLWRAAPTGPLDGKGTYDIGNGVEYAGNIVMTAGRHIVFGYHGEFWSGRQASQWMHFYDNGLVVGQFGEATVGHMSSEGVLAGYAGNGVSPSLVVQNGETYMWVNDESGHGPMRWHLTGLDGVREATGTGSLNSTITLNNPVAIAPSQVVATPSNAQLQLSWSVVAGAASYAVKYARTPGGPYTVAASGLTANSYTLAGLLNDTNYYVVVDAQPATGPKASSDEVVATPYDPAVAVHLVGSVASNYTELAVNSAAPAAGKAALHVTQPLHYSVDKLLVDTVGTKGFVIYNWGGAGADKVVVRAPFAVTKGGGWRNDNYVKVIFNVDNVAGSDYSLYSNPAGSISITVNDTNWHYLTAVCPVRFADARANKVTLTPQGQTAPAATYYINENPGQNHIIQFRFKGNVTLTVDNQQGVGGTLQAIFLDDVVSMAPIPSNAPALAGQLTAFTLVNADNNQDIKVLAAGETLNLATLPSRNLNIRATTAPATVGSVAFSLSGPQTNTATYNAAPYSLFGYKNGQYTPWVPAVGTYTLLGMPFSASNGGGTAGTPLTTTFTVADQPASPALYRVNAGGSALTTSLGAFQADAYYQPAPGDIATTATPVRNTPDSPLYQTARVAASQVFNYYLPVPNGRYSVVLHFAETKWMAVGQRVFDVMFEGKKVLDNYDIYKKVGANAATTETISIFVNDGVLSINFSALASDGGVDQPLLSALEVLNGSSTVIISKSQSATAAPLTPVPALELAVYPNPTDDGQLTVTLPLPMGGPLFYTLVSTLGSTLATGSVLLPAASNAANFDLGAAMRVPGVYYLRLQNGAWQSTVKVMRSGK